A single Thiohalobacter thiocyanaticus DNA region contains:
- a CDS encoding SixA phosphatase family protein, protein MSCTLGLLRHAKSDWETGRADMDRPLNQRGSRDAPRIGRWLRSRGSWRPQLILSSTAVRARQTIAAVIEQAGLEDVELRWEDGLYLASRRALLEQVRALPPACNSVLLVGHNPGLEELLEDLSRTPVPITDSGKVFTTANLALLQLDSEWKNADRGSAELLELVRPRDLE, encoded by the coding sequence GTGAGTTGTACGCTCGGGCTGCTGCGTCACGCCAAGTCCGACTGGGAAACGGGACGTGCGGATATGGACCGGCCGTTGAACCAGCGCGGCAGCAGGGACGCACCCCGCATCGGCCGCTGGCTGCGCAGCCGGGGTTCATGGCGGCCGCAGTTGATCCTGAGTTCAACCGCAGTACGGGCGCGGCAGACCATCGCGGCCGTGATCGAACAGGCGGGGCTGGAGGATGTTGAACTGCGCTGGGAAGATGGCCTCTATCTGGCCAGCCGCAGGGCGTTGCTTGAGCAGGTGCGCGCCCTGCCCCCAGCCTGCAACAGCGTGCTGCTGGTCGGTCATAATCCAGGGCTGGAAGAACTACTGGAGGATCTGAGCCGGACGCCGGTGCCAATCACAGACAGCGGCAAGGTATTCACCACCGCCAATCTGGCGCTGCTGCAACTGGACAGTGAATGGAAGAATGCCGATCGCGGCAGCGCTGAACTGCTGGAACTGGTGCGGCCGCGGGATCTGGAGTGA